The Halovivax ruber XH-70 genome includes the window TGTTTTCGAGCTGCCCGTTGGCGATGAGCGTCAGGATCGTCTCCGGATCGTTGATGAACGCCTGGACGGTCGCGGCGACTTCGGCGTACGTGTTGAGACCGTTCCGGATGAGGTACGCGAGGATCGTCTTCCGTTTGAAGAGTTCCTCCCGGAGTTTTTCGTGGTTCCAGCCCCGGTCGAACATGATCTCGTCGAGCGTGTTCGAATCGCCCATCTTGAGATATTCGTCCGTCTCGGCTTGCCACTGGTAGACGTCCTGGACGTTGATCTCGTCGTTTTCGGCCTCGTAGTGGTTGATCTCGGTGAGCGACTTGTTCCGGCGGACCTTCCGCCCTTGCACACGTGTCTGGGTCTGGATAGAGACCAGATCCAGCGCGGTGAACATCGTCTTCGAGACGTTGATCGGGTCCGTCGTGAACCGTTTCAGGACCTCGTCGACGGAGTCGGCGTGGAACGTGGTGTAGGTGGTGTGACCCGTCGACATGACCTGGAACAGCGTCCGCCCCTCTTCCCCACGGATCTCACCCATGACGATGTAGTCCGGCCGCTGACGCAGTGCGGCTTCCAGGAGGTCGAACTCGTCGATGTCGCCGGTCGAGTCGTCGGCGAACGAGGGCCGGGTCATCGACGCGATCCAGTTACGCTGCGGTAACTCGACCTCGCGCGTGTCCTCGATCGAGACGATCTTTGTGTTTGCCGGGATGAACAGCGAGACGGCGTTTAGCGACGTCGTCTTCCCCGACGCCGTCCCGCCGGCGAAGATCAGGCTCTTGTGATTCTCGATGCAGAGCCAGAGGAAGGCCATCTCGTCCAAACTGAACGTATTCCAGTTGATGAGGTCGATCGGCGTGAACGGGACGTCTTTGAACTGTCGGATAGTGTAGTTCGTCCCGTGATCGGAGACCTCCTTCCCGAGCGTGAGCTGTGCACGGGAGCCGTCTGGTAGCGTCGCGTCGACCTGCGGGAGTCGTTTACTGATGCCTTTCCCGGACCGCTGGGCCAGTTTGACGACGAAGTCGTCCAAGTCGTCCTCGCCGTGATAGATGTTCGAGATGATCTGTTCGTAGCCGGAGTGATAGACGAAGACGGGGGAGTTGTACCCGTCACACGAAATGTCCTCGACGTTGATGTCGTGTTTTATCGGGTCGATCCGCTCGTAGCCGATGAAGTCACGTTTCAGGAGGTACAGCAGCTTTTCGACCTGATACTCGGAGACCGTATCGGGATCTTCCTCGAGGATAACCGGCTCGGGACGGACCGACATGCCCTCGAGCTGGGCGGGCGCTTGTGGAGCTTCGTCGCCGTCGTCTTCGTCGTCTCCGAACAGCTGTTTGACGGTTTCGACGATCCCCATCGTCGTCTCGTTCTGGGTCCCTTCGAACAGATCGTAGCGTTTCAACAATCGACGGGTTTCGCGTTCGATGACGCTCCGACGACCCTCCTCGTCCGTACTCGTCTTCACGCTGTCGTCGGCGTATTTGATCGCCGTCCTGAGCTTCCCCGAGAGGAACTCCTGCAGCTCCGTCTCGATCTCGTTGCAGTACGGCTCGACGGCGTAGTACTTCGTCTCGTTTTCCTTTTCGGAGTGGAAGATGACGACGAACGCGTAGGGTTTGTTCACCCAGTAGCGTTCCGTCTCGACGAAGTGTTTCTTCTTTTCGAACGGGACGGCCTTCTCCAGGTCGTACCGATTGGCGACGGTCGTATTGCCGTTGTCCGTCGAGAAGAACTCGTCTTCGTCTACCTCGTCGTTGACGTTGACGGTCCGTTCATCGACGAGTTCGTCGAGTTCCATCGCGGCGTTGCCGGCCGCGTGGACGTGTTCCTCGATCCGGTCGGGATCGAACCCGAGTGCTTGCTCGCCGTCGAATCGATCTATCTCCCCACCCGACCTGGGTCGACTTCCGTCGTCTTCGTAGTAGTACTCCCACTTGTAGTGTTCCCAGGTGTAGACGTCTTTCGTGACGGGCGTCGTCTCGGGATCGACGTACTCGAGAAAGCGTTCCCAGAGAAACTTCGCGTTCGGCGCGTACAACTCGGTAATCTGCTCGTCGAGTTCTGTCGGATGGATGCCGAGATGTGCCGTGGGATCGAAGTCGACGCTGTTCCACTCCTCGCGAGTGGGTGTCCCTGCGGTCCCGTCGGCATCGAGGCCGAGTTTCCCGCTCACCTGCTTGTCTTCGGGGTACAGGTCGTCGATCTCGTCTTCGTACCCGTACTCCGCCATGAAATCTGCCCACGTGTAGTTCCCGACACGAACGTCGGCCCCGCTCGTGGGCCCGCTCGTTTCGTCACCACCCGGGGTCGAATCTGATGCTCCGGCATCAGAAAATTCCGACCCGCCGGCGTGGTCGCCCTCGTCAATAGCCATTAACGCCCCCGAAGTACTCCCCCGTAAAAAGTTTCATCCGTAGATTATCGGTCCTGATAATGGGTCTGTCACCGGACTCGCTTCCCCACCGGCTCAGGTGGGTCCAACCGATGGCCCGATCTGCTCCCAGCCTGCGATTCATTGATATACTGTACTGTCCACCCAGTTAGGTTATATTTTTCCACACGCTTCAACACACTTTCGTGTTTGCGGTGATACCTTCCGCCGATTCTCGCTGTTAGATCTATCAAATAATTATTGTACAGTGGCGGGTGCAGCGTGGGCTTTCACTGCGAACTCTTCTGCCCACATCTGTTTGCCGTCACGTGTTCTATCGACGGGTCCTCGGTGAACGGACGTGACGGGATCCTGTTGGACGCAAAACGGACGTGACGGGATACGAACTACGCGAAGATGATCCGTTCGCGTCGCTCACGGACTGCGACTTGTCTTATTCGAATCCCGATTTCGTTTTCACGCCTCACTGTTGTTCGGCGGAAAACGGACGTGACGGGATTCGAACCCGCGATCAGAAGGTTAGGAACCTTCTGCCCTCTCCGCTAGGCCACACGTCCCGGCGAAAACAGCTTACTGGGATTCCGTTTCGGTACTCTCCTCCGCGGACGCCGTGTCTGAGCCGTCCTCCGACGTGACGGGCTCGGTGTCGACGAAGTCCTCGTCGGACGACGTATCGTCGTAGTTTCCGGTTTCACGCATTTCTTCGAGTTCCGTCTCGACCTTTTCACGCCCCTTCTGGAATTCACCCATGGCTTCACCGGTGGATCGAGCTAGCTTCGGGATCTTGTTGGCGCCGAACAACAGGATGGCGATGAACAGGATCACGCCAAGCTCCATCGCACCCGGCATTGGCACGAACAGTGGTATGGTTTCGGGTACCATCTCTATCCGATCCTTATCGACTGGCAATTATAACCTTTTTGGAGCGCGCGGTCCCGCGAACGTGGGATCTGTTTCCCATACTACTTATTTACAACAGATGGGGGCGTAGTGTGTGGGGTGAGAATTGCAGTATTATTGCCGTCGTTTGCTCGATTGCCAGCGGTACGGAACCGATTCCGACCGCTCGATTGCTCAATGGATGGCCGGTACTGAATTCAACGGAGATCTGTCTCCTATCGGTGGCTGTGCGGTGGGCTTTTGGCC containing:
- a CDS encoding ATPase, T2SS/T4P/T4SS family; amino-acid sequence: MAIDEGDHAGGSEFSDAGASDSTPGGDETSGPTSGADVRVGNYTWADFMAEYGYEDEIDDLYPEDKQVSGKLGLDADGTAGTPTREEWNSVDFDPTAHLGIHPTELDEQITELYAPNAKFLWERFLEYVDPETTPVTKDVYTWEHYKWEYYYEDDGSRPRSGGEIDRFDGEQALGFDPDRIEEHVHAAGNAAMELDELVDERTVNVNDEVDEDEFFSTDNGNTTVANRYDLEKAVPFEKKKHFVETERYWVNKPYAFVVIFHSEKENETKYYAVEPYCNEIETELQEFLSGKLRTAIKYADDSVKTSTDEEGRRSVIERETRRLLKRYDLFEGTQNETTMGIVETVKQLFGDDEDDGDEAPQAPAQLEGMSVRPEPVILEEDPDTVSEYQVEKLLYLLKRDFIGYERIDPIKHDINVEDISCDGYNSPVFVYHSGYEQIISNIYHGEDDLDDFVVKLAQRSGKGISKRLPQVDATLPDGSRAQLTLGKEVSDHGTNYTIRQFKDVPFTPIDLINWNTFSLDEMAFLWLCIENHKSLIFAGGTASGKTTSLNAVSLFIPANTKIVSIEDTREVELPQRNWIASMTRPSFADDSTGDIDEFDLLEAALRQRPDYIVMGEIRGEEGRTLFQVMSTGHTTYTTFHADSVDEVLKRFTTDPINVSKTMFTALDLVSIQTQTRVQGRKVRRNKSLTEINHYEAENDEINVQDVYQWQAETDEYLKMGDSNTLDEIMFDRGWNHEKLREELFKRKTILAYLIRNGLNTYAEVAATVQAFINDPETILTLIANGQLENSLDDLREMESVLIDVDPEKEELVPRPDASSETYNLSMDILERAEESLFDEYRGNVPSGLASALGDVEEETTDDETDALFEFDAAEAQDHQDDFWASDDEGSVSFDESGEGAGQGATAAGSDTTVEAPAWLEGEQPDGTASVDSATEGPRGTDQLETTERPPLDGEVGTTDGSIALEESAGGTTATPGGSAEDEGTLSLEEPTGDTDGASDGSADDDEESGGLDALFTDMDDTLAALESDEPEPAPEQGQVEDSKPDTSAFDEMFPSSDAESIFATGESTEDESEPDWGLGTRSESVRRDDTPASAGESVDTTGSESTSADGSDGQSDTDDETTWVESEPQPVDDESDRVDSQPGSTDDGGDSIFGTDDSSPFTDAEPAEESDADDSVFDSESDDEDSIFAASDEPEATEEDEEKPTRKEEGTDTERDDGEADR
- a CDS encoding twin-arginine translocase TatA/TatE family subunit, which produces MVPETIPLFVPMPGAMELGVILFIAILLFGANKIPKLARSTGEAMGEFQKGREKVETELEEMRETGNYDDTSSDEDFVDTEPVTSEDGSDTASAEESTETESQ